A portion of the Salarias fasciatus chromosome 15, fSalaFa1.1, whole genome shotgun sequence genome contains these proteins:
- the znf513a gene encoding zinc finger protein 513a isoform X2 — protein sequence MESETDNSRGATDNGRDDEARSAQSEPTFPPYLSCRGCGQLRDEPLGPGVDLVGPYCLRCCKASREAKSADFCPPFGSIGGIRPGPQLECDGAGGAMSDKARALDDKLAKLHSCHLCGFSSRYANHVKRHMKTHNGEKPFNCPLCTYASAQLVNLQRHLRIHTGEKPYKCDSCTFACSSLGNLKRHQRMHVPGPVHDPMPRPAGGQTGVKRHARPHEEGSGAPAKEVARATSNLSLGAQNSDYLSAFDGIKGASPPPIPASNPAPGHHPPPPPPPPPPILETAGGGGSRAPRGGGADGGGAAAAALPPSLFPFTCRLCGVVLEDEDGSSAQICAKCTLEMLTKDSSSSPNSPGERSDKVYTCAACPFLTHYPNHLARHMKTHSGEKPYKCPQCDYASAHFDNLKRHHRVHTGEKPYKCHLCDYACGNLANLKRHQRVHSGAKPFQCAVCSYSCNQSMNLKRHMLRHTGEKPYKCQECGYTTGHWDNYKRHQKKHGLATDGWVKVPMTGHGEAEAPRKRMEAGAQTNRKEAGVDMQYMPREGGQTIHSCYKLEIA from the exons ATGGAAAGTGAAACAGACAACTCGCGCGGCGCCACGGACAACGGGAGGGACGACGAGGCGCGGTCGGCCCAGTCCGAGCCCACGTTCCCCCCCTACCTGTCCTGCAGGGGCTGCGGGCAGCTGAGAGACGAGCCGCTGGGCCCCGGCGTCGACCTGGTGGGCCCGTACTGCCTGAGGTGCTGCAAGGCCTCCCGGGAGGCCAAGAGCGCGGACTTCTGCCCGCCGTTCGGGAGCATCGGCGGGATTCGCCCCGGCCCGCAGCTGGAGTGCGACGGGGCGGGGGGCGCCATGAGCGACAAGGCCCGGGCCCTCGACGACAAGCTGGCCAAACTGCACTCCTGCCACCTGTGCGGCTTCTCGTCCCGCTACGCCAACCACGTCAAGCGCCACATGAAGACGCACAACGGCGAGAAGCCCTTCAACTGCCCGCTGTGCACGTACGCCTCGGCCCAGCTGGTCAACCTGCAGAGACACTTGCGCATCCACACGGGGGAGAAGCCCTACAAGTGCGACAGCTGCACGTTTGCCTGCAGTTCTCTGGGCAACCTCAAGAGGCACCAGCGCATGCACGTCCCGGGGCCCGTGCACGACCCGATGCCGCGGCCCGCCGGTGGCCAGACCGGCGTGAAGAGGCACGCGAGACCGCACGAGGAAGGGTCCGGAGCGCCAGCCAAAG AGGTCGCGAGGGCGACGTCCAACCTCAGCCTGGGAGCCCAGAACAGCGACTACCTTTCAGCTTTTGACGGCATAAAGGGGGCGTCGCCGCCCCCCATCCCCGCCTCCAATCCAGCCCCCGGTCACCAccctccaccgccgcctccgccgccgccgcccataTTAGAGACTGCgggtggcggcggcagcagagcgcccagagggggcggagcagatggcggcggcgctgccgccgctgctctccCGCCTTCGCTCTTTCCGTTCACCTGCCGGCTCTGCGGCGTCgtcctggaggacgaggacggctCCTCGGCCCAGATCTGTGCCAAGTGTACCCTGGAGATGCTGACGAAGGACTCGTCGTCGTCTCCCAACAGCCCCGGCGAGCGCAGCGACAAGGTGTACACCTGCGCCGCCTGCCCCTTCCTCACGCACTACCCCAACCACCTGGCGCGGCACATGAAGACTCACAGCGGCGAGAAGCCGTACAAGTGCCCGCAGTGCGACTACGCCTCGGCGCACTTCGACAACCTCAAGCGCCACCACCGGGTgcacacgggcgagaagcccTACAAGTGCCACCTGTGCGACTACGCCTGCGGCAACCTGGCCAACCTCAAGCGGCACCAGCGCGTGCACTCGGGCGCCAAGCCCTTCCAGTGCGCCGTGTGCAGCTACAGCTGCAACCAGAGCATGAACCTGAAGCGGCACATGCTGCGgcacaccggcgagaagccctACAAGTGCCAGGAGTGCGGCTACACCACCGGCCACTGGGACAACTACAAGAGGCACCAGAAGAAGCACGGCCTGGCCACCGACGGCTGGGTCAAGGTCCCCATGACCGGGCACGGCGAGGCCGAGGCGCCCAGGAAGCGCATGGAGGCCGGCGCTCAGACGAACAGGAAGGAGGCGGGCGTCGATATGCAGTACATGCCCCGCGAGGGAGGCCAGACGATACACTCCTGCTACAAACTTGAGATCGCATAA
- the znf513a gene encoding zinc finger protein 513a isoform X1, with protein MPRKKQQNPQPVKLDSEDGITSDTPGNLPLDTDFLLGHDLEFGDSDHDHKILGLEKFSEVAAEIGFSVYPLGDEDSSAYSQLSMESETDNSRGATDNGRDDEARSAQSEPTFPPYLSCRGCGQLRDEPLGPGVDLVGPYCLRCCKASREAKSADFCPPFGSIGGIRPGPQLECDGAGGAMSDKARALDDKLAKLHSCHLCGFSSRYANHVKRHMKTHNGEKPFNCPLCTYASAQLVNLQRHLRIHTGEKPYKCDSCTFACSSLGNLKRHQRMHVPGPVHDPMPRPAGGQTGVKRHARPHEEGSGAPAKEVARATSNLSLGAQNSDYLSAFDGIKGASPPPIPASNPAPGHHPPPPPPPPPPILETAGGGGSRAPRGGGADGGGAAAAALPPSLFPFTCRLCGVVLEDEDGSSAQICAKCTLEMLTKDSSSSPNSPGERSDKVYTCAACPFLTHYPNHLARHMKTHSGEKPYKCPQCDYASAHFDNLKRHHRVHTGEKPYKCHLCDYACGNLANLKRHQRVHSGAKPFQCAVCSYSCNQSMNLKRHMLRHTGEKPYKCQECGYTTGHWDNYKRHQKKHGLATDGWVKVPMTGHGEAEAPRKRMEAGAQTNRKEAGVDMQYMPREGGQTIHSCYKLEIA; from the exons ATGCCaaggaaaaaacagcagaatcCACAGCCAGTAAAGT TGGATTCTGAAGATGGTATAACCAGTGACACTCCAGGAAACCTTCCCTTAGACACAGACTTCCTGCTAGGACACGACCTTGAGTTTGGTGATTCTGATCATGACCACAAGATTCTAGGACTGGAAAAGTTCTCAG AAGTAGCTGCTGAGATCGGTTTCTCTGTGTATCCTCTGGGTGATGAGGACAGTTCTGCCTACAGCCAGCTCAGCATGGAAAGTGAAACAGACAACTCGCGCGGCGCCACGGACAACGGGAGGGACGACGAGGCGCGGTCGGCCCAGTCCGAGCCCACGTTCCCCCCCTACCTGTCCTGCAGGGGCTGCGGGCAGCTGAGAGACGAGCCGCTGGGCCCCGGCGTCGACCTGGTGGGCCCGTACTGCCTGAGGTGCTGCAAGGCCTCCCGGGAGGCCAAGAGCGCGGACTTCTGCCCGCCGTTCGGGAGCATCGGCGGGATTCGCCCCGGCCCGCAGCTGGAGTGCGACGGGGCGGGGGGCGCCATGAGCGACAAGGCCCGGGCCCTCGACGACAAGCTGGCCAAACTGCACTCCTGCCACCTGTGCGGCTTCTCGTCCCGCTACGCCAACCACGTCAAGCGCCACATGAAGACGCACAACGGCGAGAAGCCCTTCAACTGCCCGCTGTGCACGTACGCCTCGGCCCAGCTGGTCAACCTGCAGAGACACTTGCGCATCCACACGGGGGAGAAGCCCTACAAGTGCGACAGCTGCACGTTTGCCTGCAGTTCTCTGGGCAACCTCAAGAGGCACCAGCGCATGCACGTCCCGGGGCCCGTGCACGACCCGATGCCGCGGCCCGCCGGTGGCCAGACCGGCGTGAAGAGGCACGCGAGACCGCACGAGGAAGGGTCCGGAGCGCCAGCCAAAG AGGTCGCGAGGGCGACGTCCAACCTCAGCCTGGGAGCCCAGAACAGCGACTACCTTTCAGCTTTTGACGGCATAAAGGGGGCGTCGCCGCCCCCCATCCCCGCCTCCAATCCAGCCCCCGGTCACCAccctccaccgccgcctccgccgccgccgcccataTTAGAGACTGCgggtggcggcggcagcagagcgcccagagggggcggagcagatggcggcggcgctgccgccgctgctctccCGCCTTCGCTCTTTCCGTTCACCTGCCGGCTCTGCGGCGTCgtcctggaggacgaggacggctCCTCGGCCCAGATCTGTGCCAAGTGTACCCTGGAGATGCTGACGAAGGACTCGTCGTCGTCTCCCAACAGCCCCGGCGAGCGCAGCGACAAGGTGTACACCTGCGCCGCCTGCCCCTTCCTCACGCACTACCCCAACCACCTGGCGCGGCACATGAAGACTCACAGCGGCGAGAAGCCGTACAAGTGCCCGCAGTGCGACTACGCCTCGGCGCACTTCGACAACCTCAAGCGCCACCACCGGGTgcacacgggcgagaagcccTACAAGTGCCACCTGTGCGACTACGCCTGCGGCAACCTGGCCAACCTCAAGCGGCACCAGCGCGTGCACTCGGGCGCCAAGCCCTTCCAGTGCGCCGTGTGCAGCTACAGCTGCAACCAGAGCATGAACCTGAAGCGGCACATGCTGCGgcacaccggcgagaagccctACAAGTGCCAGGAGTGCGGCTACACCACCGGCCACTGGGACAACTACAAGAGGCACCAGAAGAAGCACGGCCTGGCCACCGACGGCTGGGTCAAGGTCCCCATGACCGGGCACGGCGAGGCCGAGGCGCCCAGGAAGCGCATGGAGGCCGGCGCTCAGACGAACAGGAAGGAGGCGGGCGTCGATATGCAGTACATGCCCCGCGAGGGAGGCCAGACGATACACTCCTGCTACAAACTTGAGATCGCATAA